The proteins below are encoded in one region of Methylobacillus flagellatus KT:
- a CDS encoding phage tail sheath family protein has translation MGNYQHPGIYVQEIAIAPNIEPVAACLPLFIGHTEKSQDANGHPLPLGKRYSVSSLAEYEEHFGKGAPETLRVLLDGKGNIVNAHSYSPFYLYAAVHQYFANGGGQCEILSVGPYSRAPDASALKAAIRALPLNAAFTLVAIPDAVSLAELPQLQRKLLQYCAQQDYCLAILDVPYCNDQTREMTVNTFRHDIGQRGLQHGAAFMPWLETAAAGISGYVDLEIKYTPGVATAWNDFHKATKLQSHLLHKQLEASPAIRFNRMLPPSGSIMALFEANARKRNIWTTPNHTPIKEIISLSATIDNIIQESLNIHPTGKSINAIRRFDNALLMWGGHTLASNDSEWRYIAHLLTRGFVQASLRRFLDQQTFEKNDEATWSLVGHQCQDFLHTLWREGALVGDKPEQAFYVRIGLNQTMSTQDIAAGRIIVHVGIALLRPAEFIILKLHKVISAPDLKPAITRPGKPVNRVKIRAKTSPINVVIRQRQQPSPPSKPLPSEPVS, from the coding sequence ATGGGGAACTATCAACATCCTGGCATTTATGTACAGGAAATAGCTATTGCACCCAACATTGAGCCTGTTGCCGCATGCCTGCCCCTATTCATTGGCCATACAGAAAAATCCCAGGATGCCAATGGACATCCATTACCATTGGGTAAGCGCTACAGCGTTTCCTCACTTGCAGAATACGAAGAACACTTTGGCAAAGGTGCGCCAGAAACCCTACGCGTGCTATTGGACGGCAAAGGTAATATCGTCAATGCCCACAGCTACAGTCCTTTTTACCTTTATGCAGCCGTACATCAATACTTCGCCAATGGAGGTGGACAATGCGAAATTCTTTCCGTTGGCCCATATTCCCGGGCACCAGATGCTTCTGCGCTGAAAGCGGCCATTAGAGCATTACCCCTAAACGCCGCATTTACACTGGTTGCGATCCCCGATGCTGTTTCGCTAGCAGAATTACCTCAACTCCAAAGGAAACTACTGCAATATTGTGCACAACAGGATTATTGCCTAGCAATTCTGGATGTCCCCTATTGCAATGACCAGACTCGGGAGATGACGGTCAATACGTTCCGCCATGATATCGGTCAGCGAGGCCTGCAACACGGTGCAGCGTTCATGCCATGGCTGGAAACAGCTGCGGCTGGCATCTCAGGCTATGTCGACCTGGAAATCAAATATACGCCTGGCGTTGCCACAGCCTGGAATGATTTTCACAAAGCCACCAAGCTCCAATCTCACCTGCTTCATAAACAACTGGAAGCATCCCCTGCGATACGATTCAACAGGATGCTTCCTCCCAGCGGCAGCATCATGGCATTATTTGAAGCCAATGCCCGCAAGCGTAACATTTGGACAACCCCTAACCATACCCCCATCAAGGAAATCATTTCATTAAGCGCCACCATTGATAACATCATTCAAGAATCGCTGAATATTCACCCAACAGGTAAATCAATCAATGCCATTCGTCGCTTCGACAATGCTCTCTTGATGTGGGGAGGACACACATTAGCCAGCAATGACAGCGAATGGCGTTATATAGCCCATTTGCTTACCCGTGGATTTGTGCAGGCCTCTCTACGTCGATTCCTGGATCAGCAAACCTTTGAGAAAAATGATGAAGCTACATGGAGTTTGGTTGGTCACCAGTGCCAGGATTTTCTGCACACGCTTTGGCGGGAGGGTGCTTTAGTTGGAGATAAACCTGAACAAGCATTCTATGTCAGGATAGGCCTTAACCAGACCATGTCCACCCAGGATATCGCAGCGGGACGAATAATTGTGCATGTAGGCATTGCCTTGCTCAGGCCTGCCGAATTTATCATACTAAAGCTACATAAAGTCATATCAGCCCCCGACTTGAAACCAGCAATCACCAGGCCTGGAAAACCGGTAAATCGAGTCAAGATCCGGGCTAAGACAAGCCCGATCAATGTTGTCATCCGTCAGCGACAACAACCCAGTCCTCCTAGCAAACCTTTGCCATCGGAGCCGGTTTCGTGA
- a CDS encoding ferritin-like domain-containing protein translates to MNHQVLTSPLPGSKTELRQAALMLLCECDPVRKSQDVAALQAAWNEGSVSLVPELHLNAPGNIPGRPEKPELVAPQALGRRSMRTEQGRAALIHALSHIEFNAINLALDAIWRFSAMPAQYYVDWLKIAAEEALHFTMLHDHLQSLGYRYGDFTGHDSLWEMVAKTSDDVLARMALVPRTLEARGLDASPPLRAKLAQAGDLKAAAILDILLRDEIGHVAIGNRWYGWLCEQRGLEPVSTYARLTAQYQAPKLRGPFNFPARRAAGFSEAELALMAERRE, encoded by the coding sequence ATGAATCATCAAGTGCTTACCTCTCCCTTACCGGGAAGCAAAACAGAATTACGGCAAGCGGCACTGATGTTGCTCTGTGAATGTGACCCGGTACGCAAGTCTCAAGACGTGGCAGCCCTGCAAGCAGCCTGGAATGAAGGAAGCGTGAGCTTGGTGCCTGAGCTGCATTTGAATGCTCCCGGCAATATTCCGGGTCGTCCGGAAAAACCGGAGCTGGTAGCCCCTCAAGCATTGGGGCGACGCTCAATGAGGACTGAGCAAGGCAGGGCCGCGCTTATTCATGCTTTATCCCACATTGAGTTTAACGCGATCAATTTGGCTTTGGATGCTATATGGCGCTTTTCCGCCATGCCGGCACAATATTATGTGGACTGGCTGAAGATTGCAGCAGAAGAGGCGTTGCACTTCACCATGCTGCATGACCACTTACAAAGCCTAGGCTATCGTTACGGTGATTTCACCGGGCACGATAGCCTATGGGAGATGGTAGCGAAAACCAGCGACGATGTGTTGGCGCGCATGGCTTTGGTACCGCGTACCCTGGAGGCACGTGGACTCGATGCCTCGCCGCCTTTGCGGGCCAAGCTGGCCCAGGCTGGCGACCTCAAGGCGGCAGCCATTCTTGATATCCTCCTGCGTGACGAAATTGGTCATGTAGCAATTGGCAACCGCTGGTATGGCTGGCTGTGCGAGCAGCGGGGATTGGAGCCCGTCTCCACTTATGCCCGGCTTACCGCGCAATACCAGGCTCCCAAGCTGCGCGGCCCGTTCAATTTCCCGGCACGCCGGGCAGCCGGCTTCAGCGAAGCCGAACTGGCGCTGATGGCCGAGCGTCGGGAGTAG
- a CDS encoding sigma-54-dependent Fis family transcriptional regulator, which yields MHNPYPDGPRFLDAKSQFLAHGAVEKGSVSKEIERSWRRCVENGMEAGAPVRTEILTQQELLEKQEANQLLLSHARPEMESLNAQISHTRSVIVLTDAQGFILHSQGNSEFLDDAQRVALIPGSSWQESLRGTNAIGTALVERSPMTVQGAEHFLERNHVLACSAVPILNARNQIMGTLDVSTDASMPQQHTLALVRMSAQMIENRLFIASHAGAYSLHFHARPEFIGTLWEGIAIFDDRHRLMALNRSGQFQLGITHEKLEDSLFSELFACRPESLMQAAQGSSLVTPLYTTREARLYARMTLRQAPGVRQPGATNSSASERHCAASLQMLNTGDPRVARIISQVELVLDQDIPILIEGETGVGKELFARAIHEASTRSRGPWVAVNCAALPEGLIESELFGYEEGAFTGARRKGSVGKLEQADGGTLFLDEIGDMPLALQARLLRVLQERSVTPLGSTKPKPVNFALLSATNQKLREKVERGEFRRDLYYRLNGLTATLPALRQRQDLPALINTILQTENAAGKTIDREVMALFKSHPWPGNVRQLHNVLRTALALSGASPISMMHLTQDFLDDMKNGVEEDAALSLSKLTAEAIKAAMQSHAGNVSAVARQLGISRNTLYRRMRAMNLM from the coding sequence ATGCATAATCCTTATCCTGACGGGCCTCGGTTTCTGGATGCAAAAAGCCAATTCCTTGCGCATGGTGCCGTGGAAAAAGGCAGCGTTTCCAAGGAAATCGAGCGCTCCTGGCGCAGGTGTGTGGAAAACGGCATGGAAGCTGGCGCTCCAGTGCGCACCGAAATACTGACCCAACAGGAACTGCTGGAAAAGCAGGAAGCCAATCAGTTACTGCTATCGCACGCCAGGCCTGAAATGGAAAGCCTCAACGCGCAGATCAGCCATACGCGCAGCGTAATCGTGCTGACCGACGCCCAGGGCTTCATCCTGCATAGCCAAGGCAATAGCGAATTTCTTGATGATGCCCAGCGCGTGGCCCTGATTCCCGGCTCATCCTGGCAGGAAAGCCTGCGCGGCACCAATGCCATCGGCACGGCGTTGGTGGAACGTTCCCCCATGACGGTACAAGGCGCGGAACATTTCCTCGAACGCAATCATGTGTTGGCTTGCTCGGCAGTGCCCATACTGAACGCGCGCAACCAGATAATGGGCACGCTGGACGTGTCGACAGACGCCAGCATGCCGCAGCAGCATACCCTGGCACTGGTGCGCATGTCGGCGCAAATGATCGAGAACCGGCTGTTCATCGCCAGCCATGCCGGGGCGTATTCACTGCATTTTCATGCCCGGCCGGAATTCATCGGCACATTGTGGGAAGGCATTGCCATCTTCGACGATCGGCACCGACTAATGGCACTGAATCGCAGTGGCCAGTTCCAGCTCGGCATCACACATGAGAAACTGGAAGACTCGCTATTCAGCGAATTGTTTGCCTGCAGGCCGGAATCGCTGATGCAGGCGGCGCAGGGAAGTTCACTGGTAACACCGCTTTATACTACGCGGGAAGCGCGGCTTTACGCGCGCATGACGTTGCGACAAGCACCTGGCGTCCGCCAGCCTGGGGCCACCAACTCCTCGGCCAGCGAACGGCATTGCGCTGCCAGCCTGCAGATGCTGAATACCGGCGACCCGCGCGTTGCCCGCATCATCAGCCAGGTAGAGCTTGTCCTCGATCAGGACATTCCCATCCTGATCGAGGGTGAAACCGGCGTAGGCAAGGAGTTGTTCGCACGGGCCATCCACGAAGCCAGCACCCGCAGCCGGGGTCCATGGGTTGCCGTCAACTGCGCAGCCTTGCCAGAAGGCCTGATTGAATCAGAACTATTCGGTTACGAGGAAGGCGCCTTTACCGGGGCGCGCCGCAAGGGCAGCGTGGGCAAACTGGAGCAGGCCGACGGCGGTACCCTGTTCCTGGATGAAATCGGCGACATGCCGCTAGCCTTGCAAGCGCGCTTGCTGCGGGTATTGCAGGAACGCAGCGTCACGCCCCTGGGTAGCACCAAACCCAAGCCCGTCAATTTCGCGCTGTTGAGCGCCACCAACCAGAAACTGCGCGAGAAGGTCGAGCGCGGCGAATTCCGCCGCGACCTCTACTATCGCCTGAACGGCCTCACCGCCACCCTGCCTGCACTGCGGCAGCGCCAGGATTTGCCTGCACTGATCAACACCATCCTGCAGACAGAGAATGCCGCAGGCAAGACGATAGACCGGGAGGTCATGGCGTTATTCAAGTCTCACCCTTGGCCAGGCAATGTCCGCCAATTGCATAATGTGCTGCGTACGGCACTGGCACTGTCGGGAGCAAGCCCCATCTCCATGATGCACTTGACGCAGGACTTTCTCGACGACATGAAAAACGGCGTTGAGGAAGACGCGGCGCTTTCATTGAGCAAACTGACGGCGGAGGCCATCAAGGCGGCCATGCAATCGCATGCCGGCAATGTCTCTGCAGTGGCGCGGCAGCTCGGTATCAGCCGCAATACGCTGTACCGGCGGATGCGTGCAATGAATCTAATGTAG